ATTACTAATACGCCATAAGGCGAGGGTGAAGCCTGGCCTAATTAAAGAGAAAACAACGAAGAAAGGGAGTTCTTGACATGGTGCCGCATAAGAAAAAGCCCCCCTTTGGATCGTGCGAGATGCACGCCAAAGGGAGGAAATTTGTACGACAGAGAATCGAAAACAGATTATGCATCAAGTGTCGCAACATACTCCATGATAGCCTGAGCGGACCGTTTGGACAGATTCACGGCCTCAGCCACAGTCTTGGCGCCGGTCACCACATCGCCTGATGCGAAAATGCCTTCGCGAGTGGTGCGACCATCTTCATTGGTGATAATCAACCCTGTTTTCCCGACTTCGATACCAGACAAATTGTCTCTGGGAGCCTGGCTGGCTGCGATGAACATCGTATCAGCCTGGATAAAATGTTCACTTCCTTCCACCTGAACGAGCCTCGAGGAATCTCCGTCCTGCACCATTTCGGTCTTGATACATCGCACGCCGTCATCAAGAAGTTCCAACGGTGTGGTATAAAAACGAAATGAAACACCGTCGATTTTGGCGTATTCATATTCATATTTGGTGGCGGTCATGTTTTCCTCGCCACGACGGTACAGGACAAGGACTTCTTCCGCGCCCTTGCGCCGAGCGGTCCGGGCAACATCCATGGCCACGTTTCCGGCACCAATGACAACCACACGTTTACCCAAAGAATACACCTTGGGATTCTTGAGATAATTAATCGCGTAATGGACATTTCCCAATGTTTCGCCCTTGATCCGCAATGGCTTTGGACTCCACACGCCGGTTCCGATGAAAATAGCTTTGTACCCGTCACGCAACAAATCATCGAGGGTAATGATCGGGCCGATGAGCATGTTCGGACGGATTTTGACGCCCAGTCGTTCCAACAACTTCTTGAGCTTCACCAAAATCCGCTTTGGCAGACGAAATTCAGGGATACCGTATTGAAGGACGCCGCCAATCTTGTCTTCGGACTCGAAAATCGTCACATCAAACCCTTTGGATGCAAGAATAAACGCCACGGTCAATCCGGCCGGTCCTGATCCGACGATGGCAATTTTCTTGCCATTGTTTGCATGTTCCGGCTTTCTTAATGAGATGTGTTCCAAATAATAATTGGAAATATAATTTTCAATGTCACTCACCTGAATCGGCGCACTTTTTCGACCAAGAATGCAATGTCCTTCGCAAAAATTTTCATGCGGACAAATTAATGAACACACCACCGAAAGCGGGTTATTGTTGAATAACAATTCCCCGGCTTCAAAAGTTTTGCCGTCGAGCAAGAGTTTAATGACTTCGTTGATCGGCGTGCTGATCGGGCATCCCTTGCTGCACAACGGTTTTTTGCATTGCAAACAGCGACTCGCCTCTTCAATGATATGTTTTCCCATACAAACCCAAATATGTTCAGAAGGTTAATCCAATGGACTATTCATGGCAGATGATACTGATGGTCAAAGTTTCAAGCTAAAGCAAAAATTCATGAAGCTTTTTGCATGGTCTTGTCAAGCGTATTCCATACTCAACGGCTCTGTTTATCGTCATTTCCCAACGTTTTTCCCCGGCTCATATGGAGTCATATTTGGAAAAAAACCGCAATTATGCCATGATACACGGCAAACAAGGAGAAAAGATCATGCAATTGTCTTTAAAGATGCACGCTCCCGATTTTACCCTTGTCGATGTCAAAAATCGCACGATTTCACTTTCTGATTTTAAAGGGGAATATGTCCTGTTGGTCTTCAATAGAGGGTTCCTGTGACCATTCTGCCGACGGCACATGGCGCAGTTGCGCCAAGAATCATCTTTATTGGAAGGCATGAACATGGTCGTCATGGTCATTGGTCCTGAAAGTCATGATGCCTTCAAAGCGTATTGGGAAAAGGAACGATTGCCGTTCATTGGACTTGCCGATCCGACACACGCTGTCCTGCAACTGTATAATCAGCAAATAAAATTCCTGAAATTGGGAAGAATGCCAGCACAAATGATGGTTGATCCTGATGGGAATCTTCAATTTATCCATTACGGCAATTCAATGGCAGATATCCCCTCCCTTGCTGAAATCGAGACGGTGCTTTCTCGCTAAAAAAAGGTCCGGTCAAAACGACCGGACCTTCAAAGGATTCTTACTGTCTCGCCTCTCCGATTTTCAACCGGACAGCGTCCTGATGCTATTTGAATTCATGTACGAGAATATAGTCATTGGCAACCCGCGTCGCATGGCACCCGATACACCCTGCGGGCTTCCCGGCTTTTTTCACGGTTCCATCAGGCATATATTTGACCCAATACCAATCCCCGGCATCAGGATTGTATCCCTTAATTTTATACATGACAGTAATCACCAACAACTCTTTTTCGTCCTCACTATAATTTTCCTTCACTTCAATGGTTCCGGGCATCACTGGAGCCATCATGCATTTCAACCCCGTCGCATTGACAAAGACTTTGTGTTTCGGCCCATGAGGAGCACGCCCGTCCTGCATTCCCTCGTGGTCTGGCCAAAATCCCCATTCGGTGTACGGATCAACCGTGGTGATGTATTCCCACAATTTCGCGGAATCGGGACCAGGCATGTCTTCGGCCATTACTGTTCCTGCCAAAAGTGTCAGAGCACACGTCAGGAAAAGGGCAATCACACAACATTTTTTCATAAATCTCTCCTTGTTTTCATGGATATATTAATCAGAAAAAAGCCACGACGAGATGATACCCGGTCACAAGTTGCAGGAAGGCCAACACGACCAACACCAAATTGTTGGCACCGTGAAAGAGTGGGAGCACTTTTCGCGGCGCTTTCTTGAATCGCATATACAATCCGGACCCGGCGCCAAAAAGAATCAAGGGGAGCATGACCATGGCAATTTTCTGGTGCGTTCCTGTCATGCCGCTGGCTCCATACAGCATATTGGCAACAAGACTACCGGCCACCATGCCCAACGCCCAAACGGCCATGACAAGCACGCCATATCTGACATGCCCTTTCCAATCGAATTTGACCTTCTGCCCCCAAAGAACAAATCTGGCCCGGTTGACTCCCTGATTGGCAACCCACAATGAAAGAAAGAAGACAAGAATCATGATGGTCGGATGGGCAAGCGCTAGGAGGAGAGGAATATCACGATTTCTTCCCTGCGCTCTTTGTTCCATATCCCCCGCTGCTGACGCGCATCGCAAAACCGAAGCAACCGTCTGGGGCTGTTCATCCAGGAGACGAGATACCCCAAGAATCTCCCGCGCTGACAGGGACGCGCCATTGGACGCCATTCGCTCCACAATTGGCTCCCAGATCGTCTTCCCATCGGTCAAACGTGCGCAAATGCGGTCCGCAGAATGACAAATCACACACCGTTCCTGAACGTCCGTCAATTTCACTTCACGGGCAAAACAGACCGAAGAACTTGAAAAAATGACGACACAAAACAGAAAGGAAAAAACAAAAAAGGTAACTTTCATACTCCATTCCATCTGATACGTCTCTTTTCAAGTCAACAATTTTACCCAATTAATAACACGCCCTTTCTTGCCTTTTAGGTCGTGAGCAGCGTATGAAATGGTCCATGCCTGTTGTACCATTTACCCAAAAAGTCATTGATCTCATTCATGCCATCCCCGCCGGCAAAGTCAGTACCTATGGACATATCGCAGCCATGGCAGGGAATCGCCGGGCCGCTCGACAAGTCGCTCGAATCCTTCATTCCTTTTCTCGAAAAGAAGCACTGCCATGGCACCGGGTCATCAACAAACAAGGGCAGATCTCACTCCCCCGTTCACATGGATATGAAATGCAAAAGAAACGACTCGAAGCCGAAGGTGTGATTTTTGACACATCTGACACCATTGACCTCAACGTCTTCCTGTGGCGAAGTGAAACCCCATGAAAAAGGACGGTGTGCCGCCAAAAAAACGTTGCACACCGTGCCTTTTTTGCAATAGTTTAGGAAAATGAAACATACACACCTACACGCTGTATCCTGTGTCTTGATTCTTTTTGCCCTTGGAGCCTGCACCAGTAAAGTACCGGAACTCGGTATGCGTGACGGCTTGTTCGCTCCTTGCGGAACATCTCAAGAATGCCTTTCCTCCCAGGCCAATGATGCCCACCACGCAATCGCACCGATAGTCACGACCAAAACCCCGGAAATTGTCATGGTCGATCTGGGCAATGCCATTGAATCCATTTTTGGAGGGACTGTTCTGCTTGTGGAAGGGAAATATCTTCGCGCGGAATTCAAAAATTCATTCTTTCGCACCGTTGATGATGCAGAATTTTATTATGATGAACCTGCCGGAGAAATCCAGATTCATATACTATCCCGCAGCGGCTGGTTTGATTTTGGGAACAATCGCGATCGAATAGAAGAAATCCGGCGGCAGATGAAGCAGTAACGAAAACACCTGTGCTCCCGGCACGATGTCATCCATGCCGAGAGTAATAAAAACGAAAAAGATCAAAGCCTCACGAACAAAATCGCAATGCTTTGATCTTTTATTTACGCCTTCCAGTTCAAAACGTGTGATACTCTTTAGGCATCGAACAAGTCGATGCCGAATAACCACACACAGTGTGGCAAGAGTGTATCCAACTCACACGTTACCGTGAAATGGCTTCATTCGGACATGTTTCAATGGCTTCATCCACACAGTCCGCAGTGGAATCGGGTTTTATCACAACAGCCTTTTCACCGTCTTCGTCCATTTCAAAAACTTCGGGACAAATTTCAACACAGGATTCACAGCCGATACATTCATCCGGGTCGATAGTAATAGCCATAGTACATCCTCCTAGAATAATTAAAATAAATTAATTCATAAAATTCTGCTGAGCCAATATAGCCTTTCAAACAATTTGGTGGCAATAGTTTTCCTGAAAAAATATCAACCAAACGCCATAGATACCAAAACTCGCCAGCAAAAAATATGCAATTTTAATGAGTTAGCATTCAGGCATCCATGTCCAGCAAAAAGACTCGGAAAAAACTATTTTTAATGATAAATCATCACAGACTCTTAAAAAGATTGTCCGCAAAAATCCTTACTCTCGTACGAATTGAGAAATGTCATGAACACAACAAAAAAAATCATCTTCAAAAGAGATCAGGCCATTCTTCTTGCTGCGGGGATGGCCATTACGATTTTCATGATCCTTCTTTTTACCAATCAGCCACAAATCCTTTCCTTCCTTGAACTAAAAATATATGATCAATACATTCAAAGATATCATAAGCCAGCAGCAACCGGTGTGCCAGTCATCATCGATCTGGATGAAAAAAGCCTGACAGAAAAAGGCCAATGGCCATGGCCGCGCTATCGAGTCGCCTTACTGATGAAGTACCTTCAGGCCTATGGAGCGGCAGCCGTCGCCACGGATATCATTTTTGTCGAACCCGATCGGACCTCGCCACAAATCATCAGACGTGATGTCCTCAGAGATTTGAAGTTCTCCATTGATTTCACCGGGCTTCCCGCTGATTTTGAAGACTATGACAGGCTATTGGCAGCCAACCTCGCAGGTGGACCGTTTGTTCTCGCCATCGATTTCATGAATCCCACGCAACGGGCTCAAAAGACGTTACCTCCCCCTCATGAATGTCCTATCGTCCCAATCAAAGTCGCTGTCATTGCTTCACCCGGAGCCATCTCTCCCCATGATGTCCTGCCCCGGGGAGACCATATGATCTGCCCGATTCCGACCTTGGCAAAAACGGGCAATCGCACCGGATTTATTACCATAGCACCGGATGCCGACTCGGTCTATCGACGCGCCCCATTGTTATATAGTTACCACAACCAAATATATCCGAGTCTGGCATTGGCTTCGCTCATGCAGGCCATGGACACAGACAGCATCATTCTCAAAATGTGCTCCGTCGGTATAGAATCAATCAAAATCAAAGGGACTGTCATTCCGACGGATCATCACGGCCGCCTGCTCGTCAATTACCGGGGGAAAATGAAGACTTTTGAATATATCAGTGCATCGGATGTGCTCAATCGGAAACTCCCTGACGGAGCACTCCAGGGCCGTATAGCCCTGATCGGTACGTCGGCCTCGGGACTGAAGGACCTTCGCCCCACACCGCTTGATCCCCATGCACCGGGCGTGGAAACCCATGCCACAATCATTGATAATATTCTATCAAACCAGTTCATTGTCATCCCGGACTGGGTCAAAGGCATCGAATTTTCCGGCATGGTTGCTGCCGGATTGCTCACGACACTGCTTCTCATGTGGGCACGAGCATCCTGGCTGATTCTCCCGTTAATAGGTCTGGGATACGCCATGTGGTACGGATCAGTGCTGATTTTTCAAGAGCAACGGTATTTCCTGTCGCCGCTCTATTCCTATTTGACGCTGGGACTCACTTTCACCACGTTGACCATGCTCAAATTCTGGCGAGAGGAACGTGCCAAAAAATTCATCCACGGCGCATTCGCACACTATCTTGCCCCATCGGTCATTTCCCAAATCATGAATAATCCCGAAGCCCTGACCTTGGAAGGACAGGAAAAAGACATCACCATCCAATTTTCAGATGTGCGCAACTTCACATCGCTTTCGGAACAACTGACGCCGACACAGGTGACGGACCTTCTCCACGACTACCTCACCCCCATGACCCGCATCATCACGGAACACCATGGGACTTTGGATAAATTCATTGGCGACGCGGTCATGGCTTTCTGGAATGCGCCACTGGACGTCCCCAACCACCAGCAACACGCAGTCACAACCGCTCTGGCACAATTGGCTCATCTTGAAACACTCAATGAAGAATTTCTTGAAACATACGGCTTTGCCATTGCTATCGGCATCGGCATCCATTCCGGTCCTGTCCGCGTTGGCAACATGGGATCGGCTGACCTCTTTGACTACACGCTTATCGGTGACAACGTGAATCTGGCCTCGCGACTTGAGGGATTGACAAAATATTACGGACAAAAATTGGTCGTTAGTCAATCTATAGTTGACGCCTGCGATGCAACATACCATTTCCGACAACTGGACACTGTTCGCGTCAAAGGGAAACACAAACCGGTCACCATTTACACGGTCTATACCGCAAACGAAGCCGATGCGCGCAAAGAAGAACTCGACCTGTCCGAAAGAGCACATCAAGCCTATCTGGCCATGGATTTCAAAAAGGCCAAAACCCTGTTCACAGAACTGCATGAAACCGGCAACGACACCACGCTTTACACCGTGTATATTGAGCGGTGCGACCACCTGGTGGCCAATCCGCCCGACTCTGACTGGGACGGCGTGTTCACCCACAAGAGCAAATAAAAAAGGGACCATGAAAGGCCCCTTTGCAAATTCTTGTATCCATCGACTTATGGATTATTCATCATGGCTTCGATGAAGCTGTCCGGCCAAAGAGCTGGTGACGGGTCTCCATCCATGAGTCGCTCTTTGCCGGCCGCATCCAACACGAAACCGTTTTTGATAAAACTGGTATAAAACCCGGCGGCATCGATATCTCCAATCAGGATACACCCGACCAGAACATTTTCCCTGAAAATCAATTTTCGGTAAATGGACTTTTCCCGATCCAGATGAACCGTTGTTTCATATTCGGTGTCATCTGCATGATTGGTTTCTCCAACGGAAATAGTCGGCAACCCGTAATACGTGATGGAATTCATGGACATGCCGCCGGTATACGGAGTATCGGCACCGGCCATATTCATCCCGGCGTATCGCCCCTGAGTGTATGCGTTGGGCCAAATGGGTCGCACCGTATACTCTCCGGTCAAAAGATCTTTTGCCTCGGCCACATCCCCGGCAGCAAACACATCCGCATCACTGGTGGTCAGAAAGTCATTGACCCGAATTCCCTGCTGCGTTGTCAAACCGGCCTGAGAGGCCAGCCCCATGTTGGGACGGACACCTGCGGCAACAATAACCACATCCGCTTCGACAAACCCGGAATCCGTCTCCACACCGGTGATCGCCCCATCCGCATTTCGAACGATTTCCTTGGTACCAGTGCCTTGCATGAATCGAATGCCATTTTTTTCTAAATGATCGACAATCAATTCTCCGGCCGTCTCATCAAAATAGGTCCGCATGATGCGAGACCGCACGACAATGGTCACATCAACGCCTTTTTCCGCAAACCCTTCGGCGGCTTTCAAGGCGATCAACCCGGCACCGATCACCACGACTTTCCTGACGGTATCCACCAACTCCTTGAGCGTTTCCGCATGCGCCACGGTGGTAAAATTATGGACCCCGCTCCCAGTGATACCAGGCAGGTCCGGCGTGACTGGCGTGCCACCTGTTGCGAGTAACAATTTGTCATAGGAAACGGTGTCACCTGTATCCAATGTGAGTTTTTTCTCGTATGGATCAAGAGATAACACCCTTGAATCAAGACGCATTTCAACCCCATTTTTTTCATAAAACGTTTCCGGACGAAACGGCAGGGTTTCAAATTTGATTTTATCTGATAAGTAATAGGAAATGAGCGGACGTCCATATGTCAAAACAGCCTCATCACTGATAACCGTGATGGAGCCAGCCGAATCATGTTGACGAATTCCCTCAATGGCTCCGATGGCCGAAACGCCATTTCCGACAATAACGTAATTCATAGAACATTTTCCCACGCCTAAAAAACACATCATTAACAATTATGACAATAAAACACCATTTTTGCAGAGACTTCGACTTTTACACAGTTTTCTGTCAAAAATCCACTTCAATAATTAAAACAGTTGTTTCATAGTAACATATTGAAATACAAAATAAAAAATGAAAATGAAAAATTTGCCAGAACCCGGAAGAACCGTTAATTAAAGCACCTTCCAATGACTATAAACAAGAGATAAGCACACCGTGAGCATTCAGGGAAATAAAGTACTCATTGCCAATAGAGGCGAAATCGCTGTTCGGATCATGGAGGCATGTTCCGATCTGGGCGTTCCATTTGTCGCCCTGTATACGGAAGAAGACGCCCAATCCGGGCATATCGATGTCGCCAAACGACTTGGTGGCGAAAAGTCACTCTACCGTATCCACAATTACCTCGATGCCGGAGATATTCTGTCTGTGGCGGATGAATCCGGTGCAACCGCTATCCATCCGGGCTACGGATTTTTCTCGGAAAATTACCGTTTTGCCAGACGAGTGGTCAATCGGGATCGCCCCATGACCTTTATTGGACCATCATGGGAGGTCATTCGTGACCTTGGCGACAAAATCAACACGAAGCGGCTGGCCCGCACATTGGGCGTGCCCACCGTCCCCGGTTCAGACCGGGCTATATACGATGAATTGGAAGCGGAATCCATTGCCGAAAGCCTCTTTGAATTCCAGACAAAAATGGGCATTTCCCGCCCTGTAGTTCTGGTCAAGGCATCCGCTGGCGGTGGCGGCATGGGCATCGATGAAGTTGAGGACATGGCTCGTTTCAGGCAGACCTATCGTCGTATTCGCAACTACTCGCTGCGGACATTCAACGACGAAGGCGTTCTTATCGAGCAACGGGTTTTCAACTTCAATCATCTCGAAGTCCAGATCGCCTCGGACCGGACCGGTTTGAATCCGGTTCATTTCGGCACACGGAACTGCTCCGTCCAGAGTCCGGGCCTGCAAAAACGAATCGAAGTCGCTCCCGGCTTCTGGCCTGAAAATCTCGGCTATACATTCGATGCCCAAAAACTCATGAACGACATTACCGAATATTCACTCTCCATCGCCCGTGAGATCAAATACGACAACGTGGGCACCTGGGAATGGATTGTCACCCCGGACGGGTCACCATTCCTCATGGAAGTGAATACCCGTATTCAGGTGGAAAATGGAGTTTCAGCCTGCATTGCCTCAACAAAAGGCAACAATGACGTCGATCTGGTCAGAGAACAAATTCGAATCGGACTTGGCGAAGAGCTGGGATACACCCAAAAGGACGTTTCTTTCGATGGCGTGAGCATCGAATATCGTCTCATTGCCGAAGACACGACCAACGGATTCACCCCATGGGTCGGCAAGATCGAAGAACTCAAATGGACGGACCGCGAGTGGCTTTCCTTGCACACGCACGTTCCACTTGATCGCACCTATCAAATTCCAACAGAATATGACCCCAATCTGGCCTTGGCCATCATTTGGGGCAAAGATCTGAAAGAAGCCAAGAAACGTGGCCTGGAATTTCTGAACGACCTCAAACTCAACGGTGGGGACTCAAGCGGTGCTGGCATGAAGTCCAACATCCCCTTCCTGATTGAGAAAACAGCAAATCTGCTTGAATTCTAACACTATGAATATAGAAAAGAAATTACAAGATCTTCAGGAACGAGTGACGTATGCCCGCGACATCCTTGGTGGCACGCCCCGATCGGAGTTGGATGCCTTTTCCAAGGAAATAGCGGAGTTCTCTGCCAAAAACACAGAACTCACAGACGAGCTGCAAAACCGTGCGTTGGATTCGCTGGACGCCCGATTGATCGCCATGGAATCCGCCATTGATACGCAACTGACGGCCATGGACAAAGTCCGTATTGTCCGCCATCCACAACGGATGTGCCTCAAGGACATTCTGGAAAATGTCTATGACAATTACACCGAAATCGGTGGCCAGGACGAGCACTCAATCGACCCGGGAATGCTCATTGCCCGTGCCTACATCACCAGACGGCGTGGCAAAAAGCTCATCAATCAGCCGGTCATGGTCGTTGGTCAAGAAAAAGGCCATGGCGAAGACTTTCGTAACGGCGGCTCCATCAAGCCCTGGGGAAACAGCAAGGCCTTGAAATACATGAAGGTCGCGGCTCGGGAACAGATCCCCATCCACGCATATGTCAATACGCCCGGCTCCTACCCGGTGGAAGACTTTCCGGGTGCAGCCCAACAGATTGCTGAAAACATTTATGAAATGGCAGGACTTCCCGTCCCGATCATTGCGATCTTTTCCGAAGGCGGTTCCGGCGGTGCCGAGGCCATTGGCATGGCTGACAAACGGCTGATGCTTTCACACGGCTACTATTCCGTCATTTCTCCCGAGGGAGCGGCCGCCATCGAAGGACATATTCGAGGCTCGGAACGCGCCCCTGCCGAACTCATTGAATCCTGCGCTCTTGCCCAACGCATCACTGCACAGGACAATCTGGAAAACGGCTATATCGATGAAATCATTCAGGAACCACCGCTTGGTGCCCGCGCCGATCATTTTGACTTCTACAAACAGGTTCGAGAACAGGTCGTCAGAGCGACCGATGAAATCGCACTCAGCGTGCGTGGCGTCCGACTGTTCCGGGCCATGGCCATGCGCCATTTTCATCGACACACGGATATCATTGTCCGCTGGTCGCTCAACGAAACGGCCCGCGAACGACTGATCGCCAAACGATTCAAGAAATACCGAAAATTGGCCCAGCACGCCTACAAGGACAATCGGTCCCTGATGGACAAGCTCACGGCCACCAGTTCCGGTATTGTATCCAACACCTCCAGCCTGCTTGTCTACGGCTTGGTTAAACCATTTCGCCAGCGTGTCGGTCGCATCATCGAGGAAGCCACTGACGAAATTCATGTGGTCACCGGCAAAATTGACGCGGTTGTCAAAAACGGTCTCAAAAAAATTGGCATCAAGCTGGATAGCAACAAACAGCAGGAAATGGAGCTGACCGGTCTTTCCACTTCGCAAGAAACAAAGCCCGCAATTACCAGCGACAATGGCTACATCAGCCCGCAGGCCAAAATGGACCGGGAAGTGACCTGTCCACACGCGGCCAAACGCGGCTGTCTCGATATCTGGGCCAGAGACCTGTTCACCGATTTTGCCGGTGTCTGCCCTCATTGCGGATACAATTTCCCCATGGAATATCAGTGGTATCTGCACAATCTCTTTGACAAGGATTCGCTTCAGGAATTCAATCGGGACATTGCGGCGGGCAACCCCACACAATTTCCCAATTTCGATGCTCGTGTGGACGCGGCCAAGAAAAAAACGGGATTGCAATCAAGCTGCATGACTTTCAATGCCAGTCTTGAAGGGATCAACATCACCTGCGCCACGCTGATCGCCAATTTCCGAGGTGGGTCCGTGGGTGCGGCTGAAGGTGAAAAATTCATCCGCGCGCTGGAGCTGGCGCAAACCAAACACCAGCCTTTCCTTGCCTATGTTCACGGAACAGCGGGTATCAGGATTCAGGAAGGTGTTAACGGTCTGATTCAGATGCCACGCTGCACCATGGCTGTTCGCAAATACATCGAGGAAGGCGGCCTGTATATCGTCCTGTATGATACCAATTCATACGCCGGACCTGTTGCCTCGTTCCTTGGATGCTCTCCCTACCAATACGCGGTCCGCTCTTCCCGACTGGGCTTTGCCGGTCCCGGGGTCATCAAGGAAACAACCGGTATCGAAATACCGCCGGACTACCACAATTGCTACAAAGGCCTTTCCAGAGGCCACATTCAGGGCGTGTGGAGCCGCAAGGACATCCGCAAAAATCTGCATCAGGCTTTCCTCACCATCGGTGGTCGAAACCTCTACTACCGATAACCCGAACCCACGACAGCAAAAAGGCACCTTCCACCGAAGGTGCCTTTTTTATATCCAATACCTTTCAGCCACTTCACCCCTTCGAGCAAAGCAAGCACTTCGAATTTCGAGAGTTGCCTCCGGCGGCTCAAGAACCTTTTGAAAAAGGTTCTTGAGAATCTCCAAAACTTCT
Above is a genomic segment from Pseudodesulfovibrio sp. JC047 containing:
- a CDS encoding DUF1499 domain-containing protein, whose translation is MKHTHLHAVSCVLILFALGACTSKVPELGMRDGLFAPCGTSQECLSSQANDAHHAIAPIVTTKTPEIVMVDLGNAIESIFGGTVLLVEGKYLRAEFKNSFFRTVDDAEFYYDEPAGEIQIHILSRSGWFDFGNNRDRIEEIRRQMKQ
- a CDS encoding cytochrome P460 family protein; this translates as MKKCCVIALFLTCALTLLAGTVMAEDMPGPDSAKLWEYITTVDPYTEWGFWPDHEGMQDGRAPHGPKHKVFVNATGLKCMMAPVMPGTIEVKENYSEDEKELLVITVMYKIKGYNPDAGDWYWVKYMPDGTVKKAGKPAGCIGCHATRVANDYILVHEFK
- a CDS encoding biotin carboxylase N-terminal domain-containing protein, with protein sequence MSIQGNKVLIANRGEIAVRIMEACSDLGVPFVALYTEEDAQSGHIDVAKRLGGEKSLYRIHNYLDAGDILSVADESGATAIHPGYGFFSENYRFARRVVNRDRPMTFIGPSWEVIRDLGDKINTKRLARTLGVPTVPGSDRAIYDELEAESIAESLFEFQTKMGISRPVVLVKASAGGGGMGIDEVEDMARFRQTYRRIRNYSLRTFNDEGVLIEQRVFNFNHLEVQIASDRTGLNPVHFGTRNCSVQSPGLQKRIEVAPGFWPENLGYTFDAQKLMNDITEYSLSIAREIKYDNVGTWEWIVTPDGSPFLMEVNTRIQVENGVSACIASTKGNNDVDLVREQIRIGLGEELGYTQKDVSFDGVSIEYRLIAEDTTNGFTPWVGKIEELKWTDREWLSLHTHVPLDRTYQIPTEYDPNLALAIIWGKDLKEAKKRGLEFLNDLKLNGGDSSGAGMKSNIPFLIEKTANLLEF
- a CDS encoding FAD-dependent oxidoreductase; this translates as MNYVIVGNGVSAIGAIEGIRQHDSAGSITVISDEAVLTYGRPLISYYLSDKIKFETLPFRPETFYEKNGVEMRLDSRVLSLDPYEKKLTLDTGDTVSYDKLLLATGGTPVTPDLPGITGSGVHNFTTVAHAETLKELVDTVRKVVVIGAGLIALKAAEGFAEKGVDVTIVVRSRIMRTYFDETAGELIVDHLEKNGIRFMQGTGTKEIVRNADGAITGVETDSGFVEADVVIVAAGVRPNMGLASQAGLTTQQGIRVNDFLTTSDADVFAAGDVAEAKDLLTGEYTVRPIWPNAYTQGRYAGMNMAGADTPYTGGMSMNSITYYGLPTISVGETNHADDTEYETTVHLDREKSIYRKLIFRENVLVGCILIGDIDAAGFYTSFIKNGFVLDAAGKERLMDGDPSPALWPDSFIEAMMNNP
- a CDS encoding NAD(P)-dependent oxidoreductase produces the protein MGKHIIEEASRCLQCKKPLCSKGCPISTPINEVIKLLLDGKTFEAGELLFNNNPLSVVCSLICPHENFCEGHCILGRKSAPIQVSDIENYISNYYLEHISLRKPEHANNGKKIAIVGSGPAGLTVAFILASKGFDVTIFESEDKIGGVLQYGIPEFRLPKRILVKLKKLLERLGVKIRPNMLIGPIITLDDLLRDGYKAIFIGTGVWSPKPLRIKGETLGNVHYAINYLKNPKVYSLGKRVVVIGAGNVAMDVARTARRKGAEEVLVLYRRGEENMTATKYEYEYAKIDGVSFRFYTTPLELLDDGVRCIKTEMVQDGDSSRLVQVEGSEHFIQADTMFIAASQAPRDNLSGIEVGKTGLIITNEDGRTTREGIFASGDVVTGAKTVAEAVNLSKRSAQAIMEYVATLDA
- a CDS encoding adenylate/guanylate cyclase domain-containing protein, with the translated sequence MNTTKKIIFKRDQAILLAAGMAITIFMILLFTNQPQILSFLELKIYDQYIQRYHKPAATGVPVIIDLDEKSLTEKGQWPWPRYRVALLMKYLQAYGAAAVATDIIFVEPDRTSPQIIRRDVLRDLKFSIDFTGLPADFEDYDRLLAANLAGGPFVLAIDFMNPTQRAQKTLPPPHECPIVPIKVAVIASPGAISPHDVLPRGDHMICPIPTLAKTGNRTGFITIAPDADSVYRRAPLLYSYHNQIYPSLALASLMQAMDTDSIILKMCSVGIESIKIKGTVIPTDHHGRLLVNYRGKMKTFEYISASDVLNRKLPDGALQGRIALIGTSASGLKDLRPTPLDPHAPGVETHATIIDNILSNQFIVIPDWVKGIEFSGMVAAGLLTTLLLMWARASWLILPLIGLGYAMWYGSVLIFQEQRYFLSPLYSYLTLGLTFTTLTMLKFWREERAKKFIHGAFAHYLAPSVISQIMNNPEALTLEGQEKDITIQFSDVRNFTSLSEQLTPTQVTDLLHDYLTPMTRIITEHHGTLDKFIGDAVMAFWNAPLDVPNHQQHAVTTALAQLAHLETLNEEFLETYGFAIAIGIGIHSGPVRVGNMGSADLFDYTLIGDNVNLASRLEGLTKYYGQKLVVSQSIVDACDATYHFRQLDTVRVKGKHKPVTIYTVYTANEADARKEELDLSERAHQAYLAMDFKKAKTLFTELHETGNDTTLYTVYIERCDHLVANPPDSDWDGVFTHKSK
- a CDS encoding redoxin domain-containing protein; the encoded protein is MQLSLKMHAPDFTLVDVKNRTISLSDFKGEYVLLVFNRGFL
- a CDS encoding MGMT family protein, which gives rise to MPVVPFTQKVIDLIHAIPAGKVSTYGHIAAMAGNRRAARQVARILHSFSRKEALPWHRVINKQGQISLPRSHGYEMQKKRLEAEGVIFDTSDTIDLNVFLWRSETP
- a CDS encoding ferredoxin codes for the protein MAITIDPDECIGCESCVEICPEVFEMDEDGEKAVVIKPDSTADCVDEAIETCPNEAISR